The following are encoded together in the Bacillota bacterium genome:
- a CDS encoding (d)CMP kinase — MVDKLSIAIDGPAGAGKSTVARLVAEQLGYQYVNTGAMYRAFALKVAEARTDSSIPPEICALLQTTSIDLKGDQVYLDGIDVSEKIRSTTIGALASDISTLPEVREQMVRWQREMAKDKGVVMDGRDIGTVVLPDADVKVFLTASLEERTRRRFEEMRAKGLEVNWDDVEAEIIKRDEQDSSRAVGPLKPAPDAVILDSTDLNISEVVGRVIDLCKRRLESCSTE; from the coding sequence ATGGTTGATAAGTTGTCTATTGCAATTGATGGTCCTGCCGGTGCTGGTAAGAGCACTGTGGCCAGATTGGTAGCAGAGCAGTTGGGGTATCAATATGTTAACACCGGTGCGATGTATCGGGCTTTCGCTTTAAAGGTGGCCGAAGCGCGCACCGATTCATCAATCCCTCCAGAGATCTGCGCTCTTCTTCAAACGACCTCCATCGATCTGAAAGGCGACCAAGTCTACCTGGATGGCATAGATGTATCTGAAAAAATCCGCAGCACAACAATCGGTGCCTTAGCCTCAGATATTTCCACGCTGCCGGAAGTGCGGGAGCAGATGGTACGTTGGCAGCGGGAGATGGCTAAGGATAAGGGTGTGGTAATGGACGGGCGCGATATCGGGACGGTGGTGCTTCCCGATGCCGATGTGAAAGTGTTCCTCACCGCCAGTCTCGAGGAACGGACCCGCCGACGTTTTGAGGAAATGCGGGCCAAAGGCCTGGAAGTCAACTGGGATGACGTTGAGGCTGAGATCATAAAACGGGATGAGCAGGATAGCTCCCGGGCTGTGGGTCCATTGAAACCGGCGCCCGATGCGGTGATTTTAGATTCCACCGATCTTAATATATCCGAAGTGGTCGGTAGAGTTATAGATTTGTGCAAGAGGAGACTTGAGTCTTGTTCTACAGAGTAG
- the aroA gene encoding 3-phosphoshikimate 1-carboxyvinyltransferase, whose amino-acid sequence MLKVKPAKGLQGQCRVPGDKSISHRALMLGAIARGTTHIQGLLESADCLGTLEILKSLGSDITRIGPGEYIVQSVGQDQLREPEEVLDAGNSGTTIRLLLGLVSTRPHFFVFTGDASLRRRPMDRVVKPLRQLGAQIDGRQGGMYAPIAVKGGPLQPGHIQSPVASAQVKSAVLLAGLGIPGTTTVTEPALSRDHTERMLTYLGCPVEREGTTVGVTGPRELEARPITITGDFSSAAFLLAAAVLLPDSVVTIENVNLNPTRTGFLEVLRRMGAQVEIANIREVCGEPVGDITARSSSLQGCEIGGDLIPWIIDELPLVALLGSQAQGETLVTDAAELRVKESDRIHTTAMELGKLGLKMETFPDGFRVQGGQMLQGGQCSSCHDHRIAMMLVVAGLLGREETWIEAPKCIGISFPGFVDLLNELCLEQCVESF is encoded by the coding sequence ATGCTGAAGGTGAAGCCAGCCAAGGGATTGCAAGGACAGTGTCGGGTACCGGGGGACAAGTCCATCTCCCACCGGGCCCTCATGTTAGGTGCCATTGCCCGGGGGACTACCCACATCCAAGGACTTCTGGAGAGCGCGGATTGCCTAGGAACCCTGGAGATTTTGAAGTCCCTGGGCAGTGATATCACACGAATAGGTCCCGGTGAGTATATTGTACAGAGCGTGGGGCAGGATCAATTGCGGGAGCCAGAAGAGGTCCTTGATGCGGGAAATTCCGGCACCACCATCAGGCTGCTTTTGGGCCTGGTCAGTACCCGACCCCACTTTTTTGTGTTCACTGGGGATGCTTCCCTGCGCCGGAGGCCCATGGATCGGGTGGTAAAGCCCCTCAGGCAGTTGGGGGCCCAGATCGATGGCCGGCAAGGGGGAATGTATGCACCCATAGCGGTCAAGGGTGGGCCTTTGCAGCCGGGGCATATCCAGAGTCCGGTGGCCAGTGCCCAAGTGAAGTCCGCTGTGTTGTTAGCCGGTTTGGGGATTCCAGGGACCACTACCGTTACGGAGCCAGCCTTGTCCCGGGATCACACCGAGCGGATGTTAACCTACTTGGGGTGTCCTGTGGAGCGGGAAGGTACGACCGTGGGGGTTACGGGACCCAGGGAACTGGAGGCCCGACCTATCACTATTACTGGGGATTTCTCATCGGCGGCATTCTTGCTGGCGGCCGCGGTACTGTTACCCGACAGTGTTGTCACTATTGAAAACGTCAATCTCAATCCCACCAGAACTGGATTCTTGGAAGTGCTCCGCCGGATGGGGGCCCAGGTGGAAATCGCTAATATCCGGGAGGTGTGCGGTGAACCGGTGGGGGACATTACCGCTAGATCTAGCTCCCTACAGGGATGTGAGATCGGAGGCGATCTCATTCCTTGGATCATCGATGAGTTGCCCCTGGTGGCCCTGTTGGGCAGTCAGGCCCAAGGAGAGACCCTGGTGACCGATGCCGCGGAACTGCGGGTGAAAGAATCGGATCGAATTCATACAACGGCTATGGAGTTGGGCAAACTGGGATTGAAGATGGAGACCTTTCCCGATGGGTTCCGGGTGCAGGGCGGCCAGATGTTGCAGGGGGGCCAGTGCAGCAGTTGCCATGACCATCGGATCGCCATGATGCTGGTGGTAGCGGGGCTATTGGGCCGGGAAGAAACCTGGATTGAGGCTCCCAAGTGCATTGGAATCTCCTTTCCAGGGTTTGTGGATCTGCTGAACGAGCTGTGTCTTGAACAATGCGTTGAAAGTTTTTAG
- a CDS encoding prephenate dehydrogenase, which yields MRKVVIVGLGLMGGSLGLALRCRTEDVYVIGYDTSPEVCQEALSLGAVDQIASTAAEAFSFGEVVFLATPIRGIMEYLTVAAQYCPPGSVISDLGSTKEQIVETARRVLPPGVTFIGGHPMAGKERSGITAASPHLFENAAYILTPFTDCPKENLTRLQALVEDTGAFPVILSPQDHDLIVSVVSHLPHLCAVALTLTAGKLSGTYPELLALAAGGFRDTTRVASGDPGLWLQILETNKGHIHRAIEQLKEVLTDLQRALAEDGEVLYERLRAAKVLRDELPRHSRRLTNYYELTVQVADEPGAIGAIAGILTEEKINIADIEIMRAREGEAGVLRLGFSDEQQLDQALKALRSRGHLVTRRT from the coding sequence ATGCGGAAGGTTGTCATTGTTGGATTGGGACTGATGGGGGGGTCCCTGGGGTTAGCCCTCAGGTGTCGTACCGAGGATGTTTACGTCATCGGGTACGATACATCCCCCGAAGTCTGTCAAGAGGCTTTGAGCTTGGGCGCCGTCGATCAGATCGCCTCTACGGCGGCGGAGGCTTTCTCCTTTGGTGAGGTGGTCTTTTTGGCCACCCCCATTCGGGGGATTATGGAGTATCTAACGGTGGCTGCCCAGTATTGTCCCCCCGGGAGTGTCATCAGTGATCTGGGCAGCACCAAGGAACAGATTGTGGAGACGGCCCGCCGGGTCCTGCCCCCGGGGGTTACCTTCATCGGAGGACATCCAATGGCCGGCAAAGAACGTAGTGGCATCACTGCCGCCAGTCCCCATCTGTTCGAAAACGCCGCGTATATCCTCACTCCCTTTACGGACTGCCCCAAAGAAAACCTGACACGGTTGCAGGCTCTGGTGGAGGATACTGGTGCCTTTCCGGTTATCCTCAGTCCCCAGGATCATGATCTGATCGTGAGTGTGGTCAGTCACCTGCCGCACTTATGCGCGGTGGCCTTGACCCTGACCGCAGGCAAACTCAGTGGGACCTATCCCGAACTGTTAGCCTTGGCCGCGGGTGGCTTTCGGGACACCACCCGGGTGGCCTCAGGGGATCCGGGGCTTTGGCTTCAGATCCTGGAGACGAATAAGGGGCATATTCATCGGGCCATTGAGCAGTTGAAAGAAGTTCTAACGGATCTGCAAAGGGCTTTGGCCGAGGACGGCGAAGTACTATACGAAAGGCTCCGTGCTGCCAAGGTCCTGCGGGATGAGCTGCCCAGGCACAGCCGGCGGCTCACCAATTATTATGAGCTGACCGTGCAGGTGGCCGATGAACCGGGAGCCATTGGGGCCATTGCAGGGATTTTGACCGAAGAGAAGATTAATATCGCGGATATTGAGATCATGCGGGCCAGGGAGGGCGAGGCCGGTGTGTTGCGGTTGGGATTCAGTGATGAGCAGCAACTGGATCAGGCCCTCAAGGCCCTAAGAAGTCGCGGACATCTGGTAACGCGGCGGACCTGA
- the aroF gene encoding 3-deoxy-7-phosphoheptulonate synthase translates to MIIVMEPKAGTSELNHVIERLKELGFEAHLSQGVERTIIGAIGDKTKINVEFLEAMPGVERVLPILQPFKLASREFRPERSQVKVGDVVIGGEQLVIMAGPCAVESEEQLLEAAEQVKAAGATILRGGAFKPRTSPYSFQGLEEEGLRLLALAREKTGLPVVSEVVNPRDVELVSQYVDMLQIGARNMQNFTLLREVGLTRKPVLLKRGMSATIEEWLMAAEYIISAGNFDVVLCERGIRTYETATRNTLDLSAVPLIRELSHLPIIVDPSHGTGKRRLVTAMARAAVAAGADGLMVEVHPCPEKALSDGPQSLRPDEFAALIGEVRKVAQVMERRL, encoded by the coding sequence ATGATTATTGTGATGGAGCCGAAGGCGGGTACTTCGGAACTGAATCATGTGATTGAGCGGCTCAAGGAATTAGGCTTCGAGGCGCACCTGTCCCAAGGGGTGGAAAGGACCATCATCGGTGCCATCGGGGACAAGACCAAGATTAACGTGGAGTTTCTGGAGGCCATGCCTGGGGTGGAGCGGGTCCTTCCCATTTTGCAGCCCTTCAAGCTGGCCAGCAGAGAATTCCGACCTGAAAGATCCCAGGTGAAGGTGGGGGACGTGGTCATCGGTGGGGAGCAACTGGTGATCATGGCGGGGCCCTGCGCCGTGGAAAGCGAGGAACAGCTTTTGGAAGCCGCGGAGCAGGTGAAGGCCGCGGGTGCCACCATTTTACGGGGTGGCGCTTTCAAACCCAGGACTTCCCCCTATTCCTTCCAGGGTCTTGAAGAGGAGGGGCTTAGACTCTTAGCCCTGGCCCGGGAGAAGACGGGGTTGCCCGTAGTGTCCGAAGTGGTTAACCCCCGGGACGTGGAGTTGGTTAGCCAGTATGTGGACATGCTGCAGATCGGGGCCCGCAACATGCAGAACTTCACCCTCCTGCGGGAAGTGGGACTTACCAGAAAGCCGGTGTTGCTTAAGCGGGGAATGTCCGCGACCATCGAGGAGTGGCTTATGGCGGCGGAATACATCATCTCCGCGGGTAATTTTGATGTGGTCCTCTGTGAGCGGGGGATCCGCACCTACGAGACGGCCACCCGCAATACCCTGGATCTTAGTGCCGTGCCCTTGATTCGGGAACTCAGCCATTTGCCCATCATCGTGGATCCCTCCCATGGCACCGGGAAAAGGCGTCTAGTCACCGCCATGGCCCGGGCAGCAGTGGCCGCGGGAGCCGACGGGCTTATGGTGGAAGTGCACCCTTGCCCGGAAAAGGCTCTGTCCGATGGTCCCCAGTCCCTGCGTCCCGACGAGTTTGCCGCGTTGATTGGGGAAGTAAGGAAAGTGGCCCAAGTGATGGAACGTCGTCTGTAG
- a CDS encoding histidinol-phosphate transaminase, with the protein MKYPQTRKCIDRITPYVPGKPIEEVQRELGISDVIKLASNENPLGPSPLAVQAMVDAAANMALYPDGAALALKEKLAAHLNVPVESLVVGNGSDEILKLIAEAFVDSEDSGIYADPSFSEYAYVLRLMGAREVAVPLVDFTHDLEAMAQAMDETTKIVFVCNPNNPTGTIVDEASLRAFVDRIPEDVLVVIDEAYYEYVDDPSYPQTVPWVLERPNVVVTRTFSKVYALAGLRVGYAVANPKLAADINRVKEPFNVNSMAQVAAIAALADQAHVQKSVEVNRQGKEYLYAEFEKLGLAYVPTQTNFIYVDLGRPSADVYQALLRQGVIVRQGDPFGQPTFIRVTIGIPEQNQRFVEALRTLF; encoded by the coding sequence ATGAAGTATCCCCAAACTCGTAAGTGTATCGACAGAATCACCCCCTATGTACCGGGAAAGCCCATCGAGGAGGTCCAACGGGAACTGGGTATCTCCGACGTTATTAAGCTGGCTTCTAACGAAAACCCCCTGGGACCTTCGCCTCTGGCGGTTCAGGCCATGGTGGATGCGGCGGCAAACATGGCCCTCTACCCCGACGGGGCTGCCTTGGCCCTGAAGGAGAAGCTAGCTGCCCATCTGAACGTACCCGTAGAGTCCTTGGTGGTGGGTAACGGCTCCGATGAGATTTTGAAGCTCATCGCCGAAGCCTTCGTGGATAGCGAGGATTCAGGAATTTACGCAGATCCTTCCTTTAGTGAGTATGCTTACGTATTGCGCCTGATGGGGGCCCGGGAAGTGGCGGTGCCCTTAGTAGATTTCACCCATGACCTGGAAGCCATGGCCCAGGCGATGGATGAGACTACCAAGATCGTCTTTGTGTGCAACCCCAACAACCCCACCGGCACCATTGTCGATGAGGCAAGTCTGCGGGCCTTTGTGGACAGGATTCCCGAGGATGTCTTGGTGGTCATCGACGAAGCCTACTACGAGTATGTTGATGATCCCAGTTATCCCCAGACGGTGCCTTGGGTGTTGGAGCGACCTAACGTGGTGGTGACCCGCACTTTTTCCAAGGTCTACGCTCTGGCGGGCCTGCGGGTGGGTTATGCGGTGGCTAACCCCAAACTGGCCGCGGACATCAATCGGGTAAAGGAACCCTTCAACGTCAATAGCATGGCCCAGGTGGCCGCGATTGCCGCCTTGGCGGATCAGGCCCACGTACAAAAGAGTGTGGAAGTCAACCGCCAGGGGAAAGAATACCTGTATGCGGAGTTTGAAAAACTGGGTCTTGCCTATGTGCCCACCCAAACAAACTTCATCTACGTGGATTTGGGTAGGCCCAGTGCCGATGTATATCAGGCATTACTCCGGCAGGGAGTGATCGTCCGTCAGGGAGATCCCTTCGGTCAGCCCACTTTTATCCGGGTGACCATCGGTATCCCCGAGCAGAACCAACGCTTTGTGGAGGCCCTGCGGACACTGTTCTAA
- the aroH gene encoding chorismate mutase yields the protein MSVRGIRGAITAENNDKDSIFVATQELVRQVIVANQLATEDICSIIFTVTQDLDAAFPATAARALGLDLVPMICSYEIAVPGSLPRCIRLLMHVNTEKKQDEIVHVYLKGARSLRPDLV from the coding sequence ATGTCTGTACGGGGGATTAGAGGAGCAATAACGGCAGAAAACAATGATAAGGATTCTATTTTCGTCGCAACCCAAGAACTGGTGCGACAGGTGATCGTGGCTAATCAGCTTGCCACCGAGGACATTTGTAGTATTATCTTTACCGTTACCCAGGATCTTGATGCAGCCTTCCCTGCCACCGCGGCCAGGGCCTTGGGTCTAGACTTAGTACCCATGATCTGTTCTTACGAGATCGCGGTGCCGGGCAGCTTGCCAAGGTGTATTCGCCTGCTGATGCATGTGAATACAGAAAAGAAACAAGACGAAATCGTGCATGTCTATCTAAAAGGGGCAAGATCTCTGCGTCCGGATCTGGTATAG